The following coding sequences are from one Streptomyces sp. NBC_01232 window:
- a CDS encoding xanthine dehydrogenase family protein molybdopterin-binding subunit: protein MPTTPDSPSALGSPARRSEGREKVTGAARYAAEHTPPGCAYAWPVPATIARGRVTSVDTATATAVPGVFGVLTPYDAPRLGAADDPTLHLLQDLAVPHRGWYVALAVADSLEGARAAAAAVRVSYETAPHDVTLSVDHRRAYTPEEANGGHPAHREQGDPDAALAAAPVRIDCAYAVAPLHNHPMEPHSALADWDEQRHHLTVHDSSQGAGPVRTALAALLKLTDEEVTVVSEHVGGGFGCKGTPRPHVVLAAMASRHYGRPVKLALPRAHLPATVGHRAPTLHRIRLGARTDGTLTALTHEVTTHTSRVREFVEQAAVPARVMYAVPDIRTSHRVVALDVPTPSWMRAPGEAPGMYALESAMDELADTLGIDPIELRVRNEPRTEPDSGLPFSSRHLVECLREGAERFGWAAGREPRRQGPHLIGSGVAAATYPVLIAPSTARAHAFPDGRYLVEINATDIGTGARTVLAQVAADALRVPLDRVSVAIGHTGLPAASLAGGSSGTASWGWAVHNACTALTARLERHHHPLPAEGLSASADTTQSAKQKSPYSRHAFGAHFAEVRVDTTTGEVRVPRMLGVFAAGRILNALTARSQFKGAMVMGLGMALTEHSTMEAEFGDFAERDLASYHVPVHADVPAIEVHWIDEHDKHLNPMGSKGIGEIGIVGTAAAIGNAFCRATGHRLRELPLTPDRVLTALGRAD, encoded by the coding sequence ATGCCCACCACGCCCGACAGCCCGTCCGCCCTCGGCAGCCCGGCACGGCGCAGCGAGGGACGCGAGAAGGTCACCGGAGCCGCCCGGTACGCCGCCGAACACACACCGCCCGGTTGTGCCTACGCCTGGCCGGTGCCCGCCACGATCGCCCGCGGCCGTGTCACCTCGGTCGACACCGCGACCGCCACCGCCGTACCCGGAGTGTTCGGCGTACTGACCCCGTACGACGCGCCCCGCCTCGGCGCGGCCGACGACCCCACCCTGCACCTCCTCCAGGACCTGGCCGTGCCGCACCGCGGCTGGTACGTGGCGCTGGCCGTCGCCGACTCCCTGGAGGGCGCGCGGGCCGCAGCCGCCGCGGTACGCGTCAGCTACGAGACCGCCCCCCACGACGTCACCCTCAGCGTCGACCACCGGCGCGCCTACACCCCCGAAGAGGCCAACGGGGGCCACCCCGCACATCGCGAGCAAGGGGATCCGGACGCGGCGCTCGCCGCCGCCCCCGTACGGATCGACTGCGCCTACGCGGTGGCGCCCCTGCACAACCACCCCATGGAACCGCACTCCGCCCTCGCGGACTGGGACGAGCAACGCCACCACCTCACCGTGCACGACTCCAGCCAGGGCGCCGGCCCCGTACGTACGGCGCTGGCCGCACTGCTCAAGCTGACCGACGAGGAGGTCACCGTCGTCTCCGAGCACGTCGGCGGCGGATTCGGCTGCAAGGGCACCCCGCGGCCGCACGTGGTCCTGGCGGCGATGGCCTCGCGTCACTACGGCAGGCCCGTCAAACTCGCCCTCCCGCGCGCCCACCTGCCCGCCACCGTCGGCCACCGCGCGCCCACCCTGCACCGCATCCGGCTCGGCGCCCGGACCGACGGCACCCTGACCGCCCTGACCCACGAGGTCACCACCCACACCTCCCGCGTCCGCGAGTTCGTCGAACAAGCGGCGGTGCCGGCCCGCGTCATGTACGCCGTCCCCGACATCCGCACGTCCCACCGGGTCGTCGCCCTCGACGTACCCACCCCGTCGTGGATGCGCGCCCCCGGCGAGGCGCCGGGCATGTACGCCTTGGAGTCGGCGATGGACGAGCTCGCCGACACCCTCGGCATCGATCCGATCGAGCTGCGCGTACGCAACGAACCCCGCACCGAGCCCGACAGCGGCCTCCCCTTCAGCAGCCGTCACCTCGTCGAGTGCCTGCGCGAGGGCGCCGAGCGCTTCGGGTGGGCAGCCGGCCGAGAGCCCCGTCGGCAGGGACCGCACCTCATCGGGAGCGGAGTGGCCGCCGCCACCTACCCCGTTCTCATCGCGCCCTCCACCGCCCGTGCGCACGCCTTCCCGGACGGCCGCTACCTCGTCGAAATCAACGCCACCGACATCGGAACGGGCGCCCGCACCGTCCTGGCCCAGGTGGCAGCCGATGCCCTGCGGGTTCCGCTCGACCGCGTATCCGTTGCCATCGGGCACACCGGCCTGCCCGCGGCCTCGCTCGCCGGAGGCTCCTCGGGCACCGCCTCCTGGGGGTGGGCCGTCCACAACGCCTGCACTGCCCTCACCGCCCGCCTTGAGCGCCACCACCATCCCCTGCCGGCCGAGGGGCTGTCCGCGTCCGCCGACACCACCCAGTCCGCCAAGCAGAAGTCCCCGTACTCCCGGCACGCCTTCGGTGCGCACTTCGCCGAGGTGCGGGTCGACACGACCACCGGTGAGGTCCGCGTACCGCGCATGCTGGGCGTCTTCGCCGCGGGCCGCATCCTCAACGCGCTCACCGCGCGGTCGCAGTTCAAAGGCGCGATGGTCATGGGACTCGGCATGGCGCTGACCGAACACAGCACGATGGAAGCGGAGTTCGGCGACTTTGCCGAGCGTGACCTCGCCTCCTACCACGTACCGGTCCACGCCGACGTGCCCGCCATCGAAGTCCATTGGATCGACGAACACG